A region from the Vicia villosa cultivar HV-30 ecotype Madison, WI linkage group LG3, Vvil1.0, whole genome shotgun sequence genome encodes:
- the LOC131661216 gene encoding uncharacterized protein LOC131661216, with the protein MDPDSWSTCPFCDLPVPSSQLQWHANDHFHDPELPQQPLQSLPNEHCNYYGGETSRDKGEHEMDEKISCLIGLQTSSEFYKVEPGLMALLRNCLESETENSKTILSGYVDHFQSLDSEDAGWGCGWRNIQMLSSHLLAQRLDAREVLFGGSGFVPDIPSLQRWLEVAWEKGFDAPGAAQLDHVVYGSKKWIGTTECAALLRSFALRARVVDFGPKESQSVAGTSVDNSNVDKSEAYQVLMDFVWNYFSNENTIQFDQQHVLISEKTPLYFQHDGHSRTIIGVQAKHQPDGVQTYSLLVLDPAHSTIALERSLKKKIGWQKLIRKGRNTLKKPQYQLCYVDPGIASEEEMEKLKTIDSVFFEL; encoded by the exons ATGGATCCTGATTCGTGGAGCACGTGTCCCTTCTGTGATTTACCAGTTCCTTCATCTCAACTTCAATG GCACGCCAATGATCATTTTCATGATCCCGAGCTGCCCCAACAGCCCCTCCAATCTCTACCG AATGAACATTGTAACTATTATGGTGGTGAGACTAGTAGAGATAAAGGGGAGCATGAAATGGATGAAAAAATCTCTTGTTTGATTGGTTTACAAACAAGTAGTGAGTTTTACAAAGTTGAACCGGGTTTGATGGCCTTATTGAGAAACTGTTTGGAGTCTGAAACTGAGAATTCGAAAACCATTTTGTCCGGTTATGTTGATCATTTCCAGAGCCTTGATTCCGAGGATGCTGGATGGGGTTGTGGATGGCGCAACATTCAAATGCTTAGCTCTCATTTGCTAGCTCAGAGGCTGGATGCAAGAGAGGTTTTGTTTGGTGGTTCGGGGTTTGTTCCTGATATCCCATCGTTGCAGAGATGGCTTGAGGTTGCTTGGGAAAAGGGCTTTGATGCCCCGGGAGCTGCTCAACTTGATCATGTTGTTTATGGTTCGAAAAAATGGATAGGGACTACTGAATGTGCTGCTCTCTTGCGTTCTTTTGCGCTTCGAGCTAGAGTAGTCGATTTCGGTCCTAAGGAATCTCAATCTGTCGCAGGAACAAGTGTTGATAACAGTAATGTTGACAAAAGTGAGGCTTATCAAGTTCTCATGGATTTTGTGTGGAATTACTTTTCTAATGAAAATACGATCCAATTCGATCAGCAGCATGTTCTGATCAGCGAGAAAAC GCCCTTGTACTTTCAACATGATGGTCATTCAAGAACAATCATTGGCGTTCAAGCCAAACATCAACCGGATGGAGTTCAAACGTACAGTCTCCTAGTTTTGGATCCTGCTCAT aGTACGATTGCTCTTGAAAGATCATTAAAGAAGAAAATTGGATGGCAAAAACTTATAAGAAAGGGGAGGAATACACTGAAGAAGCCACAATACCAG TTGTGTTACGTTGATCCCGGAATTGCTAGTGAGGAGGAGATGGAAAAGCTCAAGACAATTGATAGTGTCTTCTTTGAATTATAG
- the LOC131655571 gene encoding protein RESPONSE TO LOW SULFUR 3-like, protein MSIFMMAAIGTGAKKQIKNAVVPEPESELKKRNEELEKELKESKEREEQMRRQLQSAWERLRVAEEAEERLCSQLGELEAEAVYQARDYHDRIVSLMEQLSRAQRLIHEAIPSYST, encoded by the coding sequence ATGAGTATTTTTATGATGGCAGCGATCGGCACCGGCGCAAAAAAGCAGATTAAAAATGCGGTGGTGCCGGAGCCAGAGTCCGAGCTGAAAAAGAGAAACGAAGAGCTCGAGAAGGAGTTGAAGGAAAGCAAGGAGAGAGAAGAGCAAATGAGACGGCAGTTACAGAGCGCGTGGGAGAGGCTGCGCGTGGCGGAGGAAGCCGAGGAGAGACTCTGCTCGCAGCTCGGAGAGCTGGAAGCAGAAGCCGTTTATCAAGCGCGTGACTATCACGATCGGATAGTTTCTCTGATGGAGCAGCTCTCACGCGCGCAGAGGCTCATACACGAGGCCATTCCTTCGTATTCAACCTAA